The Sorangiineae bacterium MSr11367 genome window below encodes:
- a CDS encoding aminotransferase class I/II-fold pyridoxal phosphate-dependent enzyme has translation MLDFTSALYLGMRHGARQLEAWSSLTEGKPAVLEDPPGARSVAARLAALTGCQSGLLFPSTLHLFWDLFCVRAADEPIAIHFDAGLYEVGRWGIQRAAAHGVPVHRFAHHDVHALAASLERTPRGRRPVVVTDGGCPRCGQVAPLRRYLERVRARRGYLVVDDTQALGLFGGGGGGSLRRFGIRGPEIIWCASLAKGFGVPVAAVAGAAHVIANIDACSETRVHTSPPSQAVISAAARALTVNDARGAALRSRLARNMQRFRAGLARMGVRAPGNAFPLVNLPVAAPRKLHARLLRRGVRTVLFRGALGWLLTARHTAADIDEGLRALADSLGAP, from the coding sequence ATGCTCGACTTCACGTCGGCGCTTTACCTGGGCATGCGGCATGGTGCTCGGCAGCTCGAGGCATGGTCGTCGCTCACCGAAGGCAAACCGGCGGTCCTGGAGGATCCACCCGGTGCGCGGTCCGTCGCTGCTCGCCTCGCGGCCCTCACCGGCTGCCAGAGCGGGCTGCTTTTTCCCTCGACGCTGCACCTCTTCTGGGACCTGTTCTGCGTGCGGGCCGCGGACGAGCCCATCGCGATCCACTTCGACGCAGGGCTGTACGAAGTGGGCCGCTGGGGCATCCAGCGCGCGGCCGCGCACGGCGTTCCGGTGCACCGATTCGCCCACCACGATGTGCATGCGCTCGCGGCATCGCTCGAGCGGACACCGCGCGGGCGCCGCCCCGTCGTGGTCACCGACGGAGGGTGTCCGCGCTGCGGGCAGGTGGCGCCTCTTCGGCGGTACCTCGAACGGGTCCGGGCCCGCCGCGGGTACCTCGTGGTCGACGACACGCAGGCACTGGGGCTCTTCGGCGGCGGTGGCGGAGGCTCCTTGCGGAGGTTCGGCATCCGAGGCCCGGAGATCATCTGGTGCGCGTCGCTGGCCAAGGGATTCGGCGTTCCCGTCGCCGCGGTGGCCGGTGCAGCGCACGTGATCGCGAACATCGACGCATGCTCGGAGACGCGCGTGCATACGAGCCCGCCGTCGCAGGCCGTCATTTCCGCTGCGGCGCGTGCCCTCACCGTGAACGACGCCCGGGGGGCCGCGCTTCGTTCGCGCCTCGCGCGCAACATGCAGCGCTTTCGCGCGGGGCTTGCGCGCATGGGGGTGCGCGCACCGGGCAATGCATTCCCGCTGGTGAACCTTCCCGTGGCCGCACCGCGAAAGCTGCATGCGCGCCTTCTCCGGCGCGGCGTTCGTACCGTGCTCTTTCGCGGCGCGCTCGGATGGCTCCTCACCGCACGCCACACGGCAGCCGACATCGACGAGGGGCTGCGCGCGCTCGCAGACTCTCTGGGTGCGCCGTGA
- a CDS encoding amidohydrolase family protein — MIIDAHCHAGPGDGFSGPWSSRAPLGAYLRRAREAGIARTVLFAAFHSDYGMANRAVARIVQREPHRFIGFAFVHAERDRGRIASMVREAVEDYGFRGIKVHRHDARISREICEAARTFRVPVLYDVGGEVAQIELFAREFPSVPFIIPHLGSFADDFAAQSAIADVLARLPNVYTDTSGVRRFDLLVRALRRAGPAKVLFGSDGPWLHPGVELAKIRALRLPPWDEQLVLGGNLLRLIHDNSGDER, encoded by the coding sequence GTGATCATCGACGCACACTGCCACGCTGGCCCCGGCGACGGCTTCTCCGGCCCTTGGAGCTCCCGCGCGCCGCTCGGCGCGTACCTGCGGCGTGCACGCGAAGCCGGTATCGCGCGCACCGTTCTCTTTGCCGCATTCCACTCGGACTACGGCATGGCGAACCGCGCGGTCGCACGCATCGTGCAACGCGAGCCGCATCGCTTCATCGGGTTTGCCTTCGTGCACGCCGAGCGAGACCGCGGCCGCATCGCCTCGATGGTGCGCGAGGCGGTCGAGGATTACGGCTTTCGCGGCATCAAGGTGCACCGCCACGACGCGCGCATCAGCCGCGAGATCTGCGAGGCCGCGCGCACCTTCCGCGTCCCCGTCCTGTACGACGTCGGTGGCGAGGTGGCGCAGATCGAGCTGTTCGCCCGGGAATTTCCGAGCGTCCCTTTCATCATTCCGCACCTGGGAAGCTTCGCCGACGACTTCGCCGCCCAATCGGCCATCGCCGATGTCCTGGCCCGCCTCCCCAATGTGTACACCGACACGTCGGGCGTCCGCCGGTTCGATCTGTTGGTTCGCGCGCTCCGCCGCGCCGGCCCGGCCAAGGTTCTCTTCGGCTCCGACGGCCCTTGGCTTCACCCCGGGGTGGAGCTCGCAAAAATCCGCGCCCTCCGCCTCCCACCTTGGGACGAGCAATTGGTGCTCGGGGGCAACCTCTTACGACTGATTCACGACAACTCGGGAGATGAACGATGA
- a CDS encoding TerB family tellurite resistance protein → MAETLRLLDEYGPLCDAMYMMMSADGQVTNNEREVLTGALRNLSGDTLRTVHIEAMLEAAAKKTAEDGREKRMQDIIETLQEDATRGEVAFVLAAAIAFADNAIADQENEVLNQFAEGLGIDEERANELLESVEEDLRAMGG, encoded by the coding sequence TTGGCCGAGACGCTGCGCCTTTTGGACGAGTACGGCCCGCTTTGCGACGCCATGTACATGATGATGTCGGCCGACGGGCAGGTCACCAACAACGAGCGCGAGGTCCTCACCGGCGCGCTGCGCAATTTGTCGGGTGATACCCTGCGCACCGTGCACATCGAGGCGATGCTCGAAGCGGCTGCCAAAAAAACGGCGGAAGATGGCCGCGAAAAGCGAATGCAAGATATCATCGAAACCCTGCAGGAGGACGCGACACGCGGGGAAGTTGCCTTCGTGCTCGCAGCCGCCATAGCCTTTGCCGACAACGCAATCGCCGATCAGGAAAACGAAGTCTTGAACCAATTTGCCGAGGGCCTTGGCATCGACGAAGAGCGAGCAAACGAGCTATTGGAAAGTGTGGAAGAGGACTTACGCGCCATGGGCGGTTGA